Sequence from the Spirochaetales bacterium genome:
CCCCGTGATGTGATACAATTGGCCGGTGAGGAAGAGGTATTCCCTCCCAGTCAGATTGGGGAAAACATCCGGGTTCTCGGGAACATATCCGATCCTGCTTTTTACTTTCTCGGGATCCTTTGTGATGTCGAGTCCGTCGACGATTATCCGGCCTTCCGTCGGTTTTATCGCCCCGGTGATTGTTTTCACGGTTGTGGATTTTCCGGCGCCGTTCGGGCCGAGCAGTCCGAAAATCATACCCGATTCTATGTTCAGTGTTATTCCCGATACCGCGCGAAAGGAGCCGAAAGATCTGCTGAAATTCCTGATTTCGATCATTTTTATTATCCCCGCCGACGAGAGTATACATGCGGCCGGTACGGTATGTCTACCCCGCAAAACAGATTGTTTAGCCGGTACGCGGCTAAACGATCCGTTTGATCCGTATCGGGTGGTGCCCCCTCATTCTGAAAAAGAGAATTCCAGATAATCGATATTCCCGATATCCTCAGCCCCTTCGAATACAAGATAAACGTCGAACATCCCTTCCACTCCTTTCCATGCCGTCTCGCCCTCAATAAATGATTGCGGCCCGCCGGAGAACTTTGTTTCGATAGCGGCCGCGTTATCCGCTTCGAGCTTATCGAGTCTTACCAGTATCTTTCCGGGTACCTCGGATACGCCTGTATACGATATCCGTAAACGGGAATATCCCGCCATGAGGAACACTTTTTCGTACAAAACCCAGTCTCCCGCCCCGCAGCCGGTAATGACGCCGTTATCGGCTTCCAGTCCTTTGGCGTCATTGAATGATTCGGCTTCGATGCGAATGCCGTCCGGGCTTCCGTATCGCATTCCTTTTGCCGGCGGCGGAATCTCGTAATCCTCCCCTTTCAGGTAGGCTGAAAGCCATTTCAGAGATTCCCTCGCACTGCCGTCGTCGCGTACCAGGTACGCGGATTTCCGCCAGACCATTTTTTCTCTGTATCCCCAGATTGTGATTCCCTTTACCGCTTCATGTTCCCAGAAAAAAGTAAAGATGTCTTTCAGGCGTTTTGCCTGAATCGAATCGTTACCGAGATCGATATCGAGTTCCGTTATATGGACCGGAAGGCCGGTTTCCGCAAGACGATTCATGTTCCTCGATATCGTGGCGACCGGAATTCTTTCGAGAAAATGCCCCTGCAGACCGATGCCGTCGATGAGATTGCGTTTTTTGAGGAGTTCGATGACATTAATATATGTCGTCGTCGCATCCTCCGAAGACGTGATACTGTAGTCGTTCAGATGAAGGGAGGCTCCCGGGAAATATTCCCTTGCCAATTCAAACGATGAGATCACCCAGTCCCAGCCGGTTTTCCCGCTTCCGCCGAGGGCGTTTCTGTAGGACGGCGGTGCGTGGAGCGGTTCGTTCACGACATCGATAAAATCGATGTCGGGGTACCGGTCCGAAAGGAGGGCCATCCATTCCTCGATTTCTTCGAGCTGTTCGGTAGGGGATAATGAAGAAATCCATTCGGGCTGCTGATTGCCCCAGACGAGGGTGTGAAGGCGAAACGGGAAATTATTGGCTTTGGCGAAATTATAGGCATTGTCGAGAAGCTGCCACCTCATCGTGTCCTGAATTACTTCGACCGAACCCCATTTCCCCGCGTTTTCCGGGGTAACCTGGTTCCATAATTGTAAAAACAGGGGATCTTCGGAGACGCTGGTGGACCATATATTACCGAGATATTTGTCGCCTTTTGGTTCGAGGGTGATATCGAGTGCCGGGGTTTCGGGAGCCTTTGTCGAAACATCGCCCGTGGTGGTTTTTTGAGGAACCGGAGTCGACGTGGGAACCGCGGTATGTGTTTCCTGTACCGGTTTCGACACGCAGCTCGAAACAACAGACGACATCACAAGACATAAGAGAAATACCGATAACCGGGTATATAAATTCATCGTATCCCACCTCCTGAATTCATAAAAGGTATGTATACAATAAATCATAAGAAATCGGGGGAAATTATGCAAGGATGTGGAGAGAATAGAAACGGAAACAAAATAAAATACACTGTTATATTCCACCGGGAAATGCAAAACACAGGAGTCGTCTGTCCGGATAAAACTTCGTGTTATGGGCCCGGTATACATGAAAACGGGGTAGAAAGAGGGGTGTACGCTGATGGAAATATGTGCGGTCCCGTCTCGGGCGTGCATATTGTTCAGCGCATTAAAACATTATAGCGACAAAAAAACCGTTTCATCAGGATGTAATAAAAAGATATATTTTTATATCCGGTGATGCAACTATGTTTTTTCTTGAATCATGATGTATACGGGTAGTATATTTATAACGGGATACGGCGTTTAGCTAAAAAGCCGCTTTATACAAGAAAAAAAACACGAAAATTGTTTCAAGAATAGGGCCATCCGAAAAGAGGACGTGATTGGTGGTGAACGTAAAAAAAATCGTATGGCTGACTCTGCTATTTACATGCGTATTTTCGTGCAATATCGCCTTCTATAATCCTTTTTTGGATGAACAGACGAAAGAAAATCCGGATAGTACCATGACTCCGGAGTCTACAGGAGAACCGACCTCCGATCCTGAAAATACTCCGGATGTTTCACCGGAACCGACACTGGAATTGACGGAAGAGCCGACAATAGAACCGACACCCGATACCGGTCACGATACATGGATGTGGGTATCCGGAAGCGATACGGGCGGGCAAATCGGTATATATGGAACAAAAGGTGTCGCCGCGGCGGCCAATATGCCCGGTGGTAGAAATTACGGTATCGGCTGGACTGATGTTTCGGGAAATTTTTGGTTGTTCGGCGGATCCGGATACGACAGTCTCGGAAATAACGGGCATCTTAATGATTTGTGGCGATTCGACGGAATAAACTGGACGTGGGTGTCAGGAAGCGATCTATGGTGCGAAAGCGGGGTGTACGGAACCAAAGGCATTGTTTCAGGTTTGAATGTTCCGGGAGCCAGATACGGGAGTATAAGCTGGATTGACACTTCCGACAACCTGTGGCTTTTCGGCGGATATGGCTATGACAGCACATCAAGCAAGAACAATCTCAATGACCTGTGGAGGTTTGACGGGACGAACTGGACGTGGATTTCCGGAAGCGACACGGGAGGTCAAAGTGGGGTATATGGCACAAAAGGCGTCGCTTCCGCGGCAAATATTCCGGGCGCCCGATATGGGAGTATTAGCTGGATCGATGTTTCGGATAATTTGTGGTTGTTCGGGGGGTATGGGTATGACAGCGCAGGCAGCAATGGGCATCTCAATGATCTGTGGAGGTTCGACGGAACGAACTGGACATGGATTTCCGGAAGCGATATATGGTGTCAAAGCGGTGTGTATGGAAGCAAAGGTGTTGCATCCGGCTCGAATATACCCGGGGCACGATACAACGCGGTAAGCTGGATTGATGCTTCGGATAATTTGTGGTTGTTCGGGGGATATGGGTATGATCGAACCACGACAAAATATAATCTCAATGACCTGTGGCGATTCGACGGATCAAATTGGACGTGGATATCAGGAAACGATACGGGCGGGCAAATCGGTATATATGGAGTAAAAGGTGCCGGATCGGCGACGAATATCCCCGGAGCCAGATATGGTTGCTCCGGTTGGATCGATGATTCAGATACGATATGGCTTTTCGGAGGATTTGGTTATGACAGTGAGGGAAACAATGGTCGACTCAACGATCTGTGGAAGTTCGACGGGATCGACTGGACGTGGATGTCCGGAAGCGATATAAGGGATCAGAATGGGGTATACGGTACAATAGGAGTGCCCTCGGGTTCCGTAATTCCCGGAACGCGGTATCATCCGATAGCTTGGTTGGGCGAAAACGGTGCTTTTTATTTGTTCGGGGGAGACGGGCAGGACAGTATCGGGAATAAAGACAGACTCAATGATCTTTTTCACTATAAACCCTGAAACCGGCTAAGGTTTCAGGGTTGGATATTGCTTTCGAAAAAAAATCACTCCCGGTTATAAAAGGAACAGGAAAATGACGGTACCGTCACGGAAACAAAAGAGGACCTCTTTTACTATACACCGTATTCCTTTGTGAACTCGATCAGTGTTTTTATATTTTCCGGTTTTGCACGGTCGAAGAACGCCCCGTTCGCCATGACGAACCCGCCGTCCTTCCCTGCTGTATCGATGAGGCGTTTGGCGTACTCTTTCACTTCATCCGGGTCTCCCAGTTCGAGCATGGCGGATGATACATTCCCGAAGAGACAGATGTTGTCGCCCACGATTTTCTTGGCTTTCGCCATGTCGGTTTGATCGAACATCCACATGGTTTTGCCTTTCGGCAGATCCTTTATGATCTCGAGCCGTGTATTATATGCACCCTCGGCGGCGGGAAACGGTACACATCCGCCGTCGATCAACCCAAGGATGACTTTTTGAAGGGTCGGCCAGTAAAACTTTCTGAACTGCTGGTCGGAGAGAAATCCGTCAGCGCCTTTATGCAGCGGAATGAATATAAGCGGGTTTCCGGTCTGTTGCGCGGAAGCGATACCCATGTTTATCATGATGGGTGTGAGCGCTTCCATGGCAGCGATGAGTTTTTCCGGTCGGCGGTACATGTCGAGCATGATGCCTTTGGTGCCCCTGAGGGTGTCACCGATCGTGTCGAAGGGCGCCTTGGTAAATCCGCCGAGGATATTCGGAATACCCTCGCTCGTCATCTCGGCATCGAATCCGCCCATCGCACCGGCCCATTTGAGGGCTTCGGCACCGGCTTCAAAGAGTTTGTTATAAGTGTTCTGGACGGGCGGCAGACCGAATGGTATGAAACTGAAAGCGAGGCCGTACATTTCGAGAATGCCGGTGAACGGCGGAAGCATTGTAAAGCCTTGCAGGGCCCCGAATACCCGCGGAAGGTAAAAATTCCTGAAGTAAAACGAGGGGTCCGTGATAAGCGCATCGTATTCGTCCTCGTTCATGTATTCGCCTTCGACACACTGATACGAGTGGGTCGGATCGACGCCGTGTCCGGGCCATTTGTACAGTTTATAGTCGAGTTTTTCGAAAAATGTTCCCGGCCCGGGTGCCGCTGCGCCCCATTGGACGTCGGGTCTGAACTCGAGAGTGTATTGTCTGAAAGCGGACACGCATTTGCCGTAATCGTACATCGCTTCCTCGACCGTCATCTTCGCGTGGTTGATCGGAAACATACTGGGGAATATCGTCACGGGAACCCGGTCGGGTTTTTTTAGCCTGATCGCATCCCATATCCGCTTGATGCTTGCCGTATAATTGTTTTTTGCTTCGGGACTTTTGAATGCGAGGTCATTGCCCTGCGGATCTTTCGGTGACAGCAATCGATTGAACATCATGTCCTGTTTTTCTTCTGAAGTCATCTGTTTTGTTTCCATCGTCTCACCCCCCTATCCAGTTTTTCGCAAGCGTTACGGCAGCCATCGCGTCTTTTCCAAAGGCATCAGCCGCGGTGTATGTCTTTACCTTTTCGTCGATCTGGCCCCCGCCGATCATGATTTTGACATTGTCCCTGAGCCCGGCGTTTTTTATTGCGGTGATCGTCTCTTTCATGGCATCGAAGGCGAGGGTAAGGAATCCGCTGAGACCGACAACGTTTGGTTTGAAATCACGGATTGCCTCGGTAAATTTTTCAAAAGGAACATCCACACCGAGATCGAGGACCTCGAAACCGTGCGCTTCGAGCATAAAGGTGACGATGTCCTTGCCG
This genomic interval carries:
- a CDS encoding cobalamin-dependent protein (Presence of a B(12) (cobalamin)-binding domain implies dependence on cobalamin itself, in one of its several forms, or in some unusual lineages, dependence on a cobalamin-like analog.); this encodes MSKKLINAIADMKEKEAVSIVEEMVKNGSSPMAILDAVREAMDIVGRRYEKGIYFLPELILAGEMMKKINGIIKPEMEAAAPKGGRGKILMGTIKGDIHNIGKDIVTFMLEAHGFEVLDLGVDVPFEKFTEAIRDFKPNVVGLSGFLTLAFDAMKETITAIKNAGLRDNVKIMIGGGQIDEKVKTYTAADAFGKDAMAAVTLAKNWIGG
- a CDS encoding endo-1,4-beta-xylanase, with translation MNLYTRLSVFLLCLVMSSVVSSCVSKPVQETHTAVPTSTPVPQKTTTGDVSTKAPETPALDITLEPKGDKYLGNIWSTSVSEDPLFLQLWNQVTPENAGKWGSVEVIQDTMRWQLLDNAYNFAKANNFPFRLHTLVWGNQQPEWISSLSPTEQLEEIEEWMALLSDRYPDIDFIDVVNEPLHAPPSYRNALGGSGKTGWDWVISSFELAREYFPGASLHLNDYSITSSEDATTTYINVIELLKKRNLIDGIGLQGHFLERIPVATISRNMNRLAETGLPVHITELDIDLGNDSIQAKRLKDIFTFFWEHEAVKGITIWGYREKMVWRKSAYLVRDDGSARESLKWLSAYLKGEDYEIPPPAKGMRYGSPDGIRIEAESFNDAKGLEADNGVITGCGAGDWVLYEKVFLMAGYSRLRISYTGVSEVPGKILVRLDKLEADNAAAIETKFSGGPQSFIEGETAWKGVEGMFDVYLVFEGAEDIGNIDYLEFSFSE